From the genome of Sulfurovum sp. NBC37-1, one region includes:
- a CDS encoding hydrogenase, with protein sequence MILQSRNKPKLLWLQSITCNGNTHSFLNHPELFSILSHFELVHHPVLESAYTLENVIKGEVPCDLLIVEGAFKEEGFLKSGVEVSSVLKKYADKAKYIISAGTCATFGGIFKENDPEEISGFCFDGEEKTPRYESYASKLISLPGCPIHPRWLSYLLLMIASGNKVPLDTLHRPVELYGYTVHTGCTRNEYFEWKIDAKQFGVKEGCLFYEQGCQGPYTRGSCNKILWNDTSSKTRVGTPCFGCTEPGFPQAGLYRTKTHMGIPATMPLGIPRRAYLTLTGVVKSFKIKRFTERLMEYDK encoded by the coding sequence ATGATCTTGCAAAGCCGAAACAAGCCTAAACTGCTTTGGCTTCAGTCAATTACCTGTAACGGCAATACACACTCTTTCCTGAATCATCCTGAACTTTTTTCCATACTTTCGCACTTCGAACTTGTCCATCATCCGGTACTTGAAAGTGCATACACCCTGGAGAATGTCATCAAGGGTGAAGTTCCCTGTGACCTGCTTATTGTCGAGGGTGCATTCAAGGAAGAGGGCTTTTTAAAAAGCGGCGTAGAGGTCTCTTCTGTACTGAAAAAATATGCAGACAAGGCCAAGTATATTATTTCGGCAGGTACCTGCGCGACTTTCGGAGGGATATTCAAAGAGAATGATCCCGAAGAGATATCGGGTTTCTGTTTTGACGGAGAAGAGAAGACCCCGCGGTATGAAAGCTATGCTTCCAAACTCATCTCACTTCCGGGATGTCCCATCCACCCCCGATGGCTCTCCTATCTTCTTCTGATGATCGCTAGCGGCAATAAGGTACCGCTTGATACTCTGCACCGTCCGGTGGAGCTTTATGGCTATACGGTGCATACGGGATGTACAAGGAATGAATATTTCGAGTGGAAAATCGATGCAAAACAGTTTGGAGTGAAAGAGGGATGTCTCTTTTATGAACAGGGATGCCAGGGACCCTACACCAGAGGTAGCTGCAACAAAATACTCTGGAACGATACTTCATCAAAGACACGTGTGGGTACACCATGTTTCGGCTGTACAGAACCGGGTTTTCCCCAAGCCGGACTTTACAGGACAAAGACCCATATGGGTATCCCGGCAACGATGCCGCTTGGGATCCCGAGACGTGCCTACCTTACGTTGACAGGTGTGGTGAAAAGTTTCAAGATCAAACGGTTTACCGAACGTCTGATGGAGTATGACAAATGA
- a CDS encoding TetR/AcrR family transcriptional regulator gives MKIAEKKALKRESIIQTALQLFSANGFHKTTIPDIAAKLHMSVGNLYNYFSSKDILAQEIIKYTSEVLGEEIRKINMQDISAREKIRGIVTVYFTMAQEKPEMIEYFLRVYLSNREVFSDGCEGMVCVSGFITEIMIFFDDAVASGELRNQDFFSAFGLFMGYLGGMVFLKGEGVLPKEIEYYIDDISRNIYNALKA, from the coding sequence ATGAAAATAGCAGAGAAGAAAGCATTAAAACGTGAATCGATCATACAGACTGCACTTCAGCTTTTTTCTGCAAACGGTTTCCATAAAACGACCATACCTGACATCGCGGCAAAACTCCATATGAGTGTAGGGAATCTTTACAACTACTTCTCCTCCAAAGATATTTTGGCCCAGGAGATCATTAAATACACTTCTGAAGTACTCGGTGAAGAGATCAGGAAGATCAATATGCAGGATATCTCTGCCCGGGAGAAGATCAGAGGGATCGTTACGGTCTATTTTACGATGGCGCAGGAGAAGCCTGAAATGATAGAGTATTTTCTTCGGGTGTATCTCTCCAACAGGGAAGTCTTCAGTGACGGTTGCGAAGGAATGGTCTGTGTTTCGGGTTTCATTACCGAAATCATGATCTTCTTTGACGATGCGGTTGCGTCGGGTGAACTGCGCAATCAGGATTTCTTTTCAGCCTTTGGTCTCTTTATGGGGTATCTTGGCGGCATGGTCTTCCTCAAAGGTGAGGGGGTACTTCCCAAAGAGATCGAATATTACATAGATGATATCTCCCGCAACATCTATAACGCGCTTAAGGCATGA
- a CDS encoding IMPACT family protein — translation MPDWSGYVMQTVKQPCIHPTEVNRSKFIAHLVPIDKYEGFQKRLKREHPKANHVVYALRYLNEFDQIVENSSDDGEPKGCAGVPALNVLRGEELINCAVLIVRYFGGIKLGTGGMARAYALAVKNVIKEAEFQLYEKELTYRFETSYSEVDKVMYLLKQLGISQIDRTFNIDRVLWEIKAPEAQVSTLSRTYS, via the coding sequence ATGCCAGATTGGAGCGGGTATGTGATGCAGACCGTTAAGCAGCCCTGCATCCATCCTACTGAAGTGAACCGTTCAAAGTTCATTGCCCACCTCGTGCCCATTGACAAGTATGAAGGCTTTCAAAAACGGCTGAAAAGGGAGCATCCAAAAGCAAACCATGTGGTATACGCATTGCGCTACCTGAATGAATTCGATCAGATCGTTGAGAACAGTTCAGATGACGGAGAGCCGAAGGGGTGTGCGGGTGTACCAGCTTTGAATGTATTGCGCGGTGAAGAACTCATTAATTGTGCCGTTTTGATCGTGCGCTATTTCGGCGGTATCAAACTTGGTACCGGTGGGATGGCAAGAGCGTATGCACTGGCGGTCAAAAATGTGATAAAAGAGGCAGAATTTCAACTCTATGAAAAAGAACTTACATATCGTTTTGAAACGTCATATTCGGAAGTGGATAAAGTAATGTACCTTTTAAAGCAGTTGGGTATTTCCCAGATTGACAGAACGTTTAATATAGACAGGGTTTTGTGGGAAATCAAAGCGCCTGAGGCGCAGGTTAGTACGCTTTCAAGGACATATAGCTAA
- a CDS encoding VanZ family protein, with protein sequence MIKSELYKNRLHLKILFWIALVSSYIAAIVPQEIAPTLGPLSDKWTHFLAFAVLTLLLRLSYRTKVLWTVAAMLFYGVFIEISQYFTPNRCAEFLDVVADAIGIAIGLLLYARLERVCDADR encoded by the coding sequence TTGATAAAGTCAGAACTTTACAAAAATAGACTTCATTTGAAGATCCTCTTCTGGATCGCACTTGTTAGTTCCTATATCGCTGCGATTGTGCCGCAGGAGATTGCGCCGACACTGGGTCCTCTTTCGGACAAATGGACCCACTTTCTGGCATTTGCCGTGTTGACGCTGCTGCTGCGTCTCTCCTATCGTACAAAAGTCTTATGGACAGTGGCAGCGATGCTCTTTTATGGTGTATTCATCGAGATCTCCCAGTATTTTACGCCCAATCGCTGTGCAGAATTCCTTGATGTGGTCGCGGATGCCATCGGTATCGCTATTGGCCTTCTGCTCTATGCCAGATTGGAGCGGGTATGTGATGCAGACCGTTAA
- the hemH gene encoding ferrochelatase, with protein MEKMKQALLLLNMGGPNTIEEVELFLRNMFADRNILTMNPVMRKFIANIIISKRLEDVKENYRLLGGKSPLPELTERLIAKLKTRLDLPVYPAMRYVPPFADKALYACQKDGVEELILFPMYPQYSTTTTLSSIEDIEERCEAMGYAPKITVIDPYYDDYTYIEACCEKILEVAEGKETKEYDLLLSAHGLPMSIIKAGDPYQNQVEGNASAIKTYLACKGVDFHDIKLVYQSKVGSSAWLEPNLVDVLRNPTHRKVLIYPLAFTLDNSETVFELDIEHREIAEKIKYEDYIVASCMNDSDRFVEMIVDKVRTLQK; from the coding sequence ATGGAAAAAATGAAACAGGCACTGTTGCTTCTCAATATGGGCGGCCCAAATACTATTGAAGAGGTAGAACTCTTTTTGCGTAATATGTTTGCGGACAGGAACATCCTTACGATGAATCCTGTTATGCGTAAATTCATTGCCAATATCATTATCTCCAAGCGACTGGAGGATGTCAAAGAGAATTACCGTTTGCTTGGCGGAAAGTCTCCTCTGCCGGAGCTGACGGAAAGGCTCATTGCAAAGCTGAAAACCCGCCTGGACCTTCCTGTCTATCCGGCAATGCGCTATGTACCTCCTTTTGCAGACAAAGCACTCTATGCCTGTCAGAAAGATGGAGTGGAAGAACTGATACTCTTTCCAATGTATCCCCAGTATTCTACAACCACGACACTCTCCTCGATTGAAGATATAGAAGAACGCTGTGAAGCAATGGGGTATGCACCGAAGATCACGGTGATCGATCCCTATTATGATGACTACACCTATATCGAAGCCTGCTGTGAGAAGATACTTGAGGTGGCAGAAGGCAAAGAGACCAAAGAATATGACCTTCTGCTTTCGGCACATGGGCTGCCTATGAGTATTATCAAGGCGGGAGACCCCTATCAGAATCAGGTGGAAGGGAATGCTTCAGCGATCAAAACCTACCTGGCCTGTAAAGGGGTTGACTTCCACGATATCAAACTGGTCTATCAGTCGAAAGTAGGTTCTTCGGCATGGTTGGAGCCAAATCTGGTGGATGTATTGCGTAATCCGACACATAGAAAAGTGCTGATCTACCCGCTGGCATTTACGCTTGACAACTCTGAAACCGTGTTCGAGCTTGATATAGAACACAGAGAGATCGCGGAGAAGATAAAATATGAAGACTATATCGTCGCTTCGTGTATGAATGACAGCGACAGATTTGTGGAGATGATCGTTGATAAAGTCAGAACTTTACAAAAATAG
- the kdsB gene encoding 3-deoxy-manno-octulosonate cytidylyltransferase, with protein sequence MIIIPARIGSSRFPNKVLADIGGIPMVVRTAMAVQDIDAVVIATDAQEVIDIARDHGIDAVMTSNTHKSGTDRIYEAAQKLELQDNDIVINVQGDEPFIEHEVVQAVYDLSKKNAADDRIMMNSCYKRITNPEADDPNIVKVVTDTDDIALYFSRAKIPYPRDHHFDSYKGHLGIYGFTVRSLRQFCILTPAPLEDVEKLEQLRALHHGYAVAMVEVDTKSFGIDTQEDLEKAVKFHRL encoded by the coding sequence ATGATCATCATTCCCGCGCGTATAGGTTCCAGCCGTTTCCCCAACAAAGTACTTGCCGATATAGGTGGCATACCCATGGTGGTCAGAACAGCCATGGCCGTACAGGATATCGATGCCGTAGTCATCGCCACTGATGCACAGGAAGTAATCGATATAGCCAGAGACCACGGTATCGATGCCGTCATGACATCCAACACACATAAAAGCGGAACAGACCGCATTTATGAAGCAGCCCAGAAACTGGAATTACAGGATAATGATATCGTTATCAATGTACAGGGAGATGAACCGTTCATTGAGCATGAAGTAGTACAGGCCGTTTATGACCTGAGCAAAAAGAATGCTGCCGATGACCGAATTATGATGAACTCCTGTTATAAACGCATTACCAACCCTGAAGCGGATGACCCCAATATCGTCAAAGTGGTTACCGATACAGACGATATAGCACTCTATTTCTCACGTGCAAAGATCCCCTACCCCAGAGACCATCATTTCGACAGCTATAAAGGACATCTGGGGATTTACGGATTTACCGTACGTTCACTGCGACAGTTCTGCATATTGACACCGGCACCGCTGGAAGATGTAGAGAAACTCGAGCAATTGCGTGCTCTTCATCATGGTTATGCAGTCGCAATGGTAGAAGTAGATACAAAAAGTTTTGGTATCGATACACAGGAAGATCTGGAAAAAGCCGTGAAGTTTCATCGGCTTTAA
- a CDS encoding type II secretion system F family protein → MIKYFNVTVMERGKRRNELVKAESKMNAVKIAKNKFPSAVISRAVETAAPMEESLSNILIGIKKAFKSKIPINDKISTIRQIAVMTDAGIPITDTLEDVADNTDNQKLKEIYNKMHSDINAGNSMSDAMEPYIDEFGQVALAMTQLGERTGNISESYHKLAKILESIRDNTRKFKKAIRTPMITMAAMAIAFTVLIMVVVPKFKDIFDKFKTELPIPTQILLKLEWALSNYGLLILAILVGGVFALKYFYQNNMDFKYRMDKLMIHPKFYLINKAIFLSTMHKYNLVFGELVRSGIPVSEALETAVGMVDNLAIKEQLLTVNANIGRGMNLAEAFALTGLYQNMLLQMIKAGEAGGQLDAMLEKVTDYYDMEFQDLIDNLAAYIEPIMLFFIAILVLLMALGIFMPMWDLGKAVKNG, encoded by the coding sequence GTGATAAAGTATTTTAATGTAACGGTAATGGAACGGGGAAAACGAAGAAATGAATTAGTCAAGGCTGAAAGCAAAATGAATGCTGTAAAAATAGCAAAAAATAAATTTCCTTCAGCCGTTATATCTAGAGCAGTAGAAACTGCTGCACCTATGGAAGAGAGCTTATCTAATATACTCATTGGGATAAAAAAAGCCTTTAAAAGTAAGATACCTATCAATGATAAAATTTCGACGATCCGACAAATTGCTGTTATGACGGATGCGGGTATCCCCATTACAGATACTTTGGAAGATGTGGCAGACAATACGGATAATCAAAAACTAAAAGAGATATATAACAAGATGCACAGTGATATTAATGCCGGTAATAGCATGTCTGATGCAATGGAGCCTTATATTGATGAGTTTGGGCAGGTTGCACTGGCCATGACCCAACTGGGTGAAAGGACAGGTAATATCTCAGAGTCCTATCATAAACTGGCGAAAATCCTTGAGAGTATCAGAGATAATACAAGAAAATTTAAAAAAGCTATTCGTACACCAATGATTACGATGGCCGCGATGGCTATAGCGTTTACTGTTCTTATTATGGTTGTTGTGCCAAAATTTAAAGATATTTTCGACAAATTTAAAACTGAATTGCCTATTCCAACACAGATACTCTTGAAACTGGAGTGGGCACTCAGTAATTATGGTCTTCTTATCCTGGCAATTCTTGTGGGTGGTGTTTTTGCACTTAAGTATTTCTATCAGAACAATATGGATTTCAAATACAGGATGGATAAGCTGATGATCCATCCAAAATTTTATTTGATCAATAAAGCAATTTTTCTCTCAACTATGCATAAATACAATTTGGTATTTGGAGAGTTAGTGCGGTCAGGTATCCCTGTTTCAGAGGCTTTGGAAACAGCGGTAGGCATGGTTGATAATCTTGCGATTAAGGAACAATTACTGACCGTAAATGCCAATATCGGACGAGGTATGAATCTTGCAGAAGCTTTTGCCTTGACCGGACTCTATCAGAATATGCTTCTGCAGATGATAAAGGCGGGTGAGGCAGGTGGACAGCTTGATGCCATGCTGGAAAAAGTGACTGATTATTACGATATGGAGTTTCAGGATCTTATTGATAACCTTGCTGCCTATATTGAGCCTATCATGCTCTTTTTTATTGCGATTTTGGTCTTGCTAATGGCACTTGGTATTTTTATGCCGATGTGGGATCTTGGTAAAGCAGTTAAGAATGGATAA
- a CDS encoding GspE/PulE family protein, translating into MVKLIEIMLNEGLITKEAISTLVKSRPPKKVSFANLVAEKMIDLHTVEIFLAKKIRQGVITLSHLEKIEGIDITPILEEVANQLHVEYVDLDSVEIDMRLFSQIPYKQLLKYNVIPIDESELNVLVVFDDPLDMAAQDAVQRLFPKKPIKIAMSKPSQIRQYLQRLEINESIKSLVAEIRQDLSQEGSLEENSEESPAVLKLIDIILKSAIYAGASDIHIEATEKNCIVRERVDGMLRQSFTFDKDIFNPLSSRMKLLSNLDIAERRKPQDGRFSATISKKDFDFRVSTLPTIYGESIVLRILDKTKAMIRLEDAGMSKLCYDKFSNAIKVPYGIVLVTGPTGSGKTTTLYGALNAIKDVKDKIITVEDPVEYQMTGLQQVQVRSNVGLTFATALKSILRQDPDKIMIGEIRDQETLRIAIQAALTGHLVLSTLHTNDAISAVTRILDMGIEEYLVSGALVAIQAQRLVRKICTYCKKETVLPESLLKDVKQYLPEQPTFYIGEGCKECGFSGYRGREMIAEVLPISETLSRMIARNASKEEMTKQAMEEGFVSMFEDGVHKALEGETTIEEIYRVARL; encoded by the coding sequence ATGGTCAAACTGATTGAAATAATGCTGAATGAAGGGCTGATAACAAAAGAGGCTATTTCAACCTTGGTCAAAAGTAGACCACCCAAAAAGGTATCTTTTGCCAATCTCGTAGCAGAAAAAATGATTGATCTCCATACAGTAGAGATATTTCTTGCAAAAAAGATTAGACAGGGTGTTATCACGCTTTCCCACCTGGAAAAGATCGAGGGAATCGATATCACACCAATACTCGAAGAAGTTGCCAATCAGCTTCATGTAGAATATGTGGATCTTGATTCTGTTGAGATCGATATGAGACTTTTTTCCCAGATTCCTTATAAGCAACTTTTGAAATATAACGTGATACCTATAGACGAGAGTGAGTTGAATGTACTTGTCGTATTTGATGATCCTCTTGACATGGCGGCACAAGATGCAGTCCAGAGACTTTTCCCTAAGAAACCGATCAAGATCGCTATGTCAAAACCCAGCCAGATTCGGCAGTATCTTCAGAGACTTGAGATTAATGAGAGTATAAAGAGTTTGGTTGCTGAGATTCGACAGGATTTGAGTCAGGAAGGAAGCCTTGAAGAGAACAGCGAAGAATCACCGGCTGTTCTGAAACTAATTGATATTATTCTTAAATCAGCTATTTATGCCGGAGCAAGTGATATTCATATAGAAGCAACGGAAAAAAATTGTATTGTTAGAGAACGTGTTGATGGTATGCTGCGTCAGAGTTTTACCTTTGACAAAGATATATTTAATCCTCTGTCATCACGTATGAAACTTCTTTCCAATCTTGATATTGCTGAAAGAAGAAAACCTCAGGATGGGCGTTTTTCTGCTACTATATCTAAAAAAGATTTTGATTTTAGGGTTTCAACTTTGCCAACCATTTATGGGGAATCGATTGTTCTTAGAATTTTGGATAAAACGAAAGCGATGATTAGACTTGAAGATGCGGGTATGAGTAAATTATGTTATGACAAATTTTCTAATGCAATCAAAGTACCTTATGGTATCGTTTTGGTTACAGGTCCTACAGGCTCTGGTAAGACAACTACACTTTATGGTGCTCTCAATGCCATTAAAGATGTCAAAGATAAAATTATTACTGTTGAGGATCCGGTAGAATATCAGATGACCGGTCTGCAGCAGGTTCAAGTGCGTTCCAATGTTGGTTTGACGTTTGCTACAGCATTGAAATCGATCTTGAGGCAGGATCCCGATAAAATTATGATCGGGGAGATCCGGGATCAGGAAACATTGCGGATTGCAATACAGGCGGCTTTGACTGGGCACCTGGTTCTTTCAACCTTGCACACCAATGATGCGATCTCTGCGGTAACAAGAATTTTGGATATGGGAATAGAAGAATATCTAGTTTCCGGTGCGTTAGTTGCGATACAGGCGCAGCGACTTGTCAGAAAGATCTGTACATATTGTAAGAAAGAGACAGTTTTACCTGAAAGTCTTTTGAAAGATGTAAAACAATATCTCCCTGAGCAGCCTACATTTTATATTGGAGAAGGGTGTAAAGAATGTGGATTTAGTGGGTATCGGGGCAGAGAAATGATTGCAGAAGTTTTACCGATCAGTGAGACACTTTCCAGAATGATTGCCAGAAACGCATCGAAAGAGGAGATGACAAAGCAGGCGATGGAGGAAGGCTTTGTAAGTATGTTCGAAGATGGTGTGCACAAAGCGCTGGAAGGAGAGACAACCATTGAAGAAATTTATAGGGTGGCAAGATTGTGA
- a CDS encoding CDC27 family protein, with protein sequence MYDIKPLEEEWEKYRRKKRKPFLIIVFTLLLMGIAAGLLYYMKDRGFIGIDMNITKKAGVDKSLVFIENKPLNRLEIEQPLQSIQIQPEEASDEIVEDLPLSSEKTIRKKPRLKMNIVTTEMPTIKKSILQEKKPHKRAYLTITKISGSSAFKEVAKRFRETQDTDDSLFLAKAYYNQGQYKKAEYWALQTNNVNSGIEESILIFAKAKVKLGRKNEAIRVLSKYIKQTDSAKAKVLLEKIKKGKL encoded by the coding sequence ATGTATGATATTAAGCCTTTGGAAGAAGAATGGGAGAAATATCGAAGAAAAAAAAGAAAACCATTCTTGATAATCGTATTTACCTTATTGCTAATGGGTATAGCTGCAGGACTCTTATATTATATGAAGGATCGAGGCTTTATTGGCATAGATATGAACATAACAAAGAAAGCCGGAGTTGATAAATCACTTGTTTTTATTGAAAATAAACCATTAAACAGACTGGAAATTGAACAACCGTTGCAGTCTATTCAAATACAGCCAGAGGAAGCTTCTGATGAAATCGTGGAAGACCTTCCTCTTTCAAGTGAGAAAACTATACGAAAAAAACCAAGACTGAAAATGAATATAGTCACTACTGAAATGCCAACAATAAAGAAAAGTATATTACAAGAAAAAAAACCTCATAAGCGAGCATATCTGACAATTACTAAGATATCTGGTTCCAGCGCGTTTAAAGAGGTAGCTAAGCGTTTCAGGGAGACACAGGATACAGATGACTCACTTTTTTTAGCCAAAGCATACTATAATCAGGGTCAGTATAAAAAAGCTGAATACTGGGCACTTCAGACTAATAATGTCAACAGTGGTATTGAAGAAAGTATTTTGATCTTTGCCAAAGCAAAGGTCAAACTGGGACGCAAGAATGAAGCGATACGTGTGTTGTCAAAGTATATTAAACAGACAGATTCTGCAAAAGCAAAGGTTTTGTTAGAAAAAATAAAAAAAGGAAAACTGTAA
- a CDS encoding ATP-binding protein, with protein MKSRYESAKNVFIDSIDIDDYIELSTSVTAYKQLEYSIDKPLKMILLFGRPGTGKSILLNRIQQKLKYQKEIHYFDIPSISEKEFFHKLFKVLTGKDLPKNTEVNFSALVSFCKNLRGEREIIILLDEAQMYGPEMMEKIRLLSDSRAVKFVVSLHKTENEDLIAKEHFQSRIWEVIELKNANHDDLTNYIHKKLLKKNLFEVANSIKTKDMKMIHTFTKGNFRECNKLLFTIFEICEYYDMNEPTKINYDKIPKRIIEMAAIKLGYINV; from the coding sequence ATGAAAAGTAGATATGAATCTGCCAAGAATGTATTCATCGATTCAATCGATATCGATGATTATATTGAATTGAGTACTTCTGTTACTGCATATAAACAGTTAGAATACAGTATAGATAAACCCCTAAAAATGATCCTTCTTTTTGGACGTCCTGGGACGGGAAAGAGTATTCTTCTCAACCGTATCCAACAGAAATTAAAGTATCAGAAAGAGATCCATTATTTTGATATCCCATCTATCAGCGAAAAAGAGTTTTTTCATAAATTATTTAAAGTATTAACAGGTAAAGATTTACCAAAGAACACTGAGGTGAATTTTTCTGCTTTAGTTAGTTTTTGTAAGAATTTAAGAGGTGAAAGGGAGATTATTATCTTGCTGGATGAAGCGCAGATGTATGGTCCGGAAATGATGGAAAAGATACGTCTCCTTTCAGATAGCAGGGCAGTGAAATTTGTTGTTTCTCTACATAAAACGGAGAATGAGGATCTGATTGCAAAAGAGCATTTTCAATCTCGTATATGGGAAGTGATCGAATTGAAAAATGCTAACCATGATGATTTGACCAATTATATCCATAAAAAGCTGCTTAAAAAAAACCTTTTTGAAGTTGCTAACAGTATCAAAACAAAGGATATGAAAATGATCCATACATTCACAAAAGGTAATTTTCGAGAATGTAATAAACTTCTGTTTACGATATTTGAGATCTGTGAGTATTATGATATGAATGAGCCCACTAAAATCAATTATGATAAAATCCCCAAACGGATCATAGAAATGGCAGCGATCAAATTAGGATATATAAATGTATGA
- the mshL gene encoding pilus (MSHA type) biogenesis protein MshL, producing the protein MKIIEKSGMKFIIVCVMYIGLTQLIQAGSCSTKLFSVTIDSKLTIGDVIENLAETCDLTVSVKDDAAKKRMNKKLYYVKLKNSTLKGFLNTILKDNDLYYTLKGNKLAISYLITRTFKIHYISGKRIGKSNANVTIANASNSLNQNGADSTSNNNSSGNGSLTRTGMSIESNDEFRFWQTVQNEIQRILIGAGDGSTHYTKTGESWTGPDGQVWEYNPLEPIVNPEAGMVTVTGTARQINRVARYINVLSRQIKTQVLIDVRILAVKFDDSRTTGVDWSQLYGLQNFAVDSLIMAQKNVASYTFDKLNGIQDTAFGPDTQPRNGSLVQLTGKANINEVVKFLATQGDVKAISSPRVMTLNNQPAMISVGKELFYKLKSTSALGTGNNANTAQGESVDSVFAGILLDITPEIGNNGIITLKINPSISETIEDIQTQKNTVTGSRDMPPDLIRRQIASVVKVKDGEHAILGGLITSSTGTKVNKIPLLGDIPLLEYAFKHEEKINRVEELVLIITPHIVKTSKSVTLKDLGYTKLNEK; encoded by the coding sequence ATGAAAATAATAGAAAAAAGTGGAATGAAGTTTATTATTGTATGTGTAATGTACATTGGACTTACTCAGTTGATACAGGCAGGAAGTTGTTCAACAAAACTTTTCAGTGTTACAATTGACAGTAAACTTACAATAGGTGATGTTATAGAAAATTTGGCAGAAACGTGTGATTTGACAGTCTCTGTCAAAGATGATGCTGCTAAAAAGAGAATGAATAAAAAACTCTACTATGTAAAGTTGAAAAATAGTACTCTGAAAGGCTTTTTAAATACAATTTTGAAAGATAATGATTTGTATTATACATTAAAGGGGAATAAGCTGGCCATTTCTTATCTTATTACGAGAACGTTTAAAATACATTATATTTCAGGAAAGAGAATAGGAAAAAGTAATGCAAATGTGACTATTGCCAATGCTTCTAATTCTTTGAATCAAAATGGAGCTGATAGTACAAGTAATAATAACTCCAGTGGTAATGGCAGTTTGACAAGAACTGGTATGTCAATAGAGAGCAATGATGAATTCAGGTTCTGGCAAACAGTTCAGAATGAGATTCAGCGTATCTTGATAGGTGCCGGGGATGGTAGTACACACTATACAAAAACAGGAGAGAGCTGGACAGGGCCTGATGGCCAGGTATGGGAATATAATCCTTTAGAACCTATTGTTAACCCTGAGGCAGGTATGGTAACAGTGACCGGAACGGCAAGACAGATTAATAGAGTAGCTAGATATATCAATGTACTTAGCAGGCAGATCAAAACACAGGTACTTATTGATGTACGAATTCTCGCTGTCAAGTTTGATGATAGTAGAACTACAGGTGTAGACTGGTCACAGCTTTATGGCTTACAGAATTTTGCAGTGGATTCTTTAATCATGGCTCAGAAGAATGTAGCTTCCTATACTTTTGATAAATTAAATGGTATACAGGATACAGCGTTTGGTCCTGATACGCAACCAAGAAATGGAAGTCTTGTTCAGCTTACAGGAAAAGCAAATATTAATGAGGTTGTTAAATTCCTTGCCACACAAGGAGATGTCAAAGCAATTTCAAGTCCTAGAGTTATGACTCTTAATAATCAGCCAGCAATGATCAGTGTAGGTAAAGAGCTTTTTTATAAGCTTAAATCGACTAGTGCACTTGGGACGGGTAATAATGCTAACACTGCCCAAGGAGAGTCTGTTGATTCGGTTTTTGCCGGTATACTTTTAGATATAACACCTGAAATAGGCAATAATGGTATAATTACACTGAAAATTAATCCATCAATTTCTGAAACGATTGAAGATATTCAGACACAAAAAAATACAGTGACAGGTTCAAGAGATATGCCACCTGATCTCATTAGAAGACAAATCGCTTCTGTTGTGAAGGTAAAAGATGGTGAGCATGCAATCCTTGGGGGGCTGATCACTTCAAGTACTGGTACCAAGGTAAACAAAATACCACTTCTTGGAGATATTCCTCTATTGGAGTATGCATTTAAGCATGAAGAAAAAATCAACAGAGTTGAGGAACTTGTTCTCATTATTACACCACATATTGTTAAAACATCTAAATCTGTTACACTTAAAGACCTTGGATACACAAAGCTCAATGAAAAGTAG